ATTGAACTGAACATTCATATAATGTTGAAATCCGATTCAACCAGCAAGATATTACTGAAAGTATTAGACACTTGATACACCGAAGGAAAATTGTGAATGTTCACAATCTACTATCAGTGATGACTTATGAGCACTAACCAGGAAAAGCTTGGTCAATTACCTTTGGACATAGATCCAAGGTTAAAGATGTATTTGAATCGTTTTGTTTTCTTGGAACCGAATCCAAGAGTAATGACAAGGTCTAACGGGTCAGCTCCTAACTATTTGAACACTACTGTACCAGTGTAACTGCCAGAGGAACAATCTGTCACAGTTGTTATCATTTAACATATATTACACACCACAAGTATTGGCATAAAGTCATAAACATATAACTGTATAAACATGGGCACATCAAAAAATAACTTGTGCTTTAGTAAATTTAAGATAAATGTATTCAGCAATGATATCCTGCATGTGTAGCATTTGAATAACATTCCCCCTCTGCTTCTAACCACTATTCATTGAACCAGCATGTTCTGATGTCCAGAACAGTAACTAATACTACGAAAATTTCTCTCATCTCTGAATTCAAGCCAATTACACCAATGACCGTACGAAGTAGAAATTTAGGAAAGAAATTAGAATATGATGGTAGCGAATACGACCACAAATATATCACGTTAGCAATCACTTCCAGGCTATCATCACTTTGAGCATAAATCACATCAAAAAAGAGATTAGGGAGCTACATACTCCATACCTCATCTGTCACTAGAACATGTTAGAACTACATACCTTGTCTCTTCTTTTCCTCTTGCAATAAGAAGTAAATCCTTCTGTAATGAATTGAGAAAAATGATCCCTCTCTCGCTCCTGGACACATAGGAGTATAGACAATCATGATTTGTTATATATTAAGCATGTACTTATGTGATTATGCAACTTTCAGAAATATATGTGGGATTCGCTTCATAATAATTAATGGTACATGGTTACCCAAAAGAAATAGATAGATTTGCATTCTGACATTTATTTAACTAAGAACCAAAACACTAACATTTCCTTTTTAGTTTTTACTCTACTTTGGTGAAAGAAATTGTCTCTACTACTCGATGTACTACACCATAATTATATTACTCATTATCCATGCATTCAAAAGAACTTCTAATCAACAGAAAACAAATGGTAGAGATGCAACTAAAAACGGATATAAAGAATCATTTGAACAGATTACCACATCAAATAAATGAACTTTTCTCATAAACCATATAATTTTCCCAACAGAGCCGTTGTGAATTTCTATAGAACAAAACCGTTAAGCAGTTATCCAATTTTAAAAGAGAGGCCACAATATGAAAAAAAACATATACTAAGCTCTCATAGTATTACTAAATGGTACATTTGCGTATATAAGTTGTGTTCATGCAGTGCTTAGAAATTGACATTGAAGCATAAATCAGTGAGGATTGCAGGTATGAAACCATACCATATAATCTATGCACATTTGTCTGGTCAAGTCATACGCCTCAGAATCCCCATAAACCTGGTCTGCAACAGCACGAAACAGACAATTGCCATCCTCCAGCATTCTTTTCACTTCAAAACCTTTTGCGCGTCTAATATCAATTTCAAACTGCCGTTCCCTTTCCTAAAATAGAATTACGAAGGCATTTAGAAATCAAGTCACAAATGGATCCAATAACAGCCATTGCGGTGTAGCTGCAACCCCAGAAAACTAAACTAGAAAAGAAGAAATATTATAAGCATTACAGTTTCCTTAAAGAAGATGCTAAGATATAAGATCTCTTATTTGAGAATAACAAAAGTATTTTGGTGATAAAAAAAACATAAAATAAAGAAAAGTTGATAAAAAAAAGGGAAGCAAAGCGCAGAAAACATTTGAATAAACCTAACTAAAAAGACCAGAATGAAAGATTCCCTTATGCCACACTTTCTCTTCATTCTAAACCACTGGGCATTTTTGGGATTAAGCACAACAAGGACATCAGATTTAAGATCTCATAATGATCAGAAACTTACAGTATCATCATAGGAGGATACAAAGCAAGGGCCTTGCTCATCGGCACTATTGTATCCCTCGCCTTCACCATGAGACCTGGGAGAAGAAGGCCGTGATCCAGTTGGTGACGTCCTAGTTGAAACAACTGGCCAGGCAACTGCTCTTCTAGAAGGTCCAATCCTGACTGCATTTGAACTTCCTGTGATGGTTCTCCTTGAATTTGAATTTGGTGAAGAAATTTTTGGGGGAGGAACAGGAGGTGGTGGTGGCTGTGAACTCCCAGTCACATTTTGTAAAGTAGCCCCACCAGAATCCGCACTGTCAACTTTCACCCTTTCAGATATTGTCAAACCGCCTAAACCTTTCATCAACTCCCCTTGTCCAGCAATATCATTCTTGCCAACTCTCTCAACTTCAGAAAGTTCCTCACTTAAACATGGAGAGTGATCATTATGAGTGCTTTCCAACAACACACCATCACTTTTCACAGCATTATTGTCACTACTCCCGCAATTCTCTGAGAGATCATCTGCAATAACATTTTCCTGCGGCTCCACTTCAATCTCCTCATCTTTCACAGCCGAAAGGACCTGAGGACTATTAATCTGAGGCTGTGACCAAGCAGAGGAAGAACCAGACAAGGAAGAAGAGCGGCTTGGGTTGGAAGAAGAACCACTGGAGGAACCTCGCTGAACCAGAATCCTAGTCATTGCATTCGTTGCTGTTAGTCTTCAACAAACACCCTATCCTAACTTCCTTCACAAAACCCCAAACATAGAGTTTTGTTTGTCACGCGTTCTGGCCTTGGGCACAGTGACGCCAATCCCTTGGCTGAAGGATTTCTTCCAGCCCAGCACGTTCTGCTCCTCGCGAAACAATCTCTGCATTCCCCTAACAATTCTCATGAGACCCAGAGCTCGAACTTTAAACAAGACAAACCCTCTAAGCTACTCGAATTTTTACCCGTAAAATTGCCAAAAATTTCACCCCTCAAGCTGCAAGCAACACCATACATTTCCAAGAAACATCAACAAAACAAAAAAAGGAAACACCTTCCATTGACTTCTCACAAAAACACACAACAAAACTAACCAAAGAAAATCAACAAATCAATAAAGAACACAGCTTTCTAATCAGTTTACAAAATAATTAAGCAAATTTTAGATAAAAGCTACCTACTTTATTGAAAGAAACCAAAAATCTCAAAGACTTGACACTTTTATCATCAAATTTAATTTCCTTCCCTAAATTAAACCCCTTTCGATCATAGACCACCACATCCCAAAAACGCAAACAACTTTTCAATTGCATCGAAAACCCTAGAGTCGACTCAGTACGAGTTGGAGACTCACCTGAGAAAAGAGAGAGCCTTGATAACAAGCTTCGAGCAAAAGCGAGCGTGAGATCTGCAAAGGGGAGAGCGAATTTGAATGGAATTTGAATCAGAAGAATTGAATTGGTGAAATTAGGGTTTTGATGAATTTGGGGGAAAAAGGTAAGGGGGAGGAAGGAGGAGGAGGAAGGCAAAGAAAAGGAGAAAAAATGGGAGGCTGCGTTTTAACAGAGGGTGAGAGACGGCCACGTGACGTGGACTTCACTAGCTACGGCTAGTCAGACACCTGGGGATTCACACGTGTCGACCTCCAAAACTACCGCGGCCTTTTTACTTTACCTTCAAAAAAATACTACTACAAAGCATTCAGAAAATTCACCAAAATTATATTTTACCTGAATAGTATAGAGATATTTGTGTAGAAAAATGTGGGTAGTTATTCATGCTGTCTGAGTTTTTATTGATGATTTAAGTGTTGTTACTAGAGCCAGAAGATCTGGCAACTGCTGTAATGTTTAGTTTCTTCATTTGTTTTGTTTGTGCCTTTTAAACATCTTCTATAACCAAAAAAAAAATATATATGGGTAGTGGGAAGTTAAGTTAATAACGATTTGACATATCAAAAATTAGACAACGAAAATTAACAAGCATGATGGTTACTTTCAAGTTTCAAGCATGATTCTAGTTAAGTTAATGTACTTTGTTATAAATGCGATTACGAATTTATGGTACGACGGTCCTACCCCGATTACTTGGATTAAAAAGCTGTTTCTCGATCAATTTAGTTTTGATTATAGTAAAAGTTTCAATTTGTACTTTTTTTTATCTTTACAAAAAATGTAATAATAATTAAACTATCCAAAACACATATGTTTCAAGTTGCTCGACAACAAATAGGAGAGAATTTTAGTTATTTGCGTGGGTTTTCCTTGTAATCTTTTTCTTGATAAAAAAATAAGCAAGCCAGATAGAACTAGCGAAAAAGCTGACGGCCAGAAGTAGACAGTGTGGTTCAGAAGCTTAGAAGCAAACTAGTCTCCACAACTCCTAGTTCATCAAGAAATCCATACATTCATACTGTTGATGACAACTTTTTGACCAAATAGTACAAGAGCATTCACCCAACTCCTCGACACTATTAGTCTCCTAATAATGTTGGCTCCATATCAGCAAGTGTATCAGCCCCAACAAACCGTGACATCAAATCCTTGACAGGGAAAAAAAATTTGGTTGCAGAGGACTTACCACATATACGAACGGTGGCAATACAGACTTTGTCACAATTGGGTGCAACTGTGAAGCTTTGTGAAAATGGAAGAGAAGCTTCAAATGTAATTCGCAATGATTTACTCAATCAAAGGAAACATGTATATGACTATATACTGATGGACTGCCAGGTAAATACTAATATAATTAAATGTGATGAATTGTTGATAATGCTACTGATATGTATCTAACATTTTGTGTTGGAAATTAA
The window above is part of the Fragaria vesca subsp. vesca linkage group LG2, FraVesHawaii_1.0, whole genome shotgun sequence genome. Proteins encoded here:
- the LOC101291693 gene encoding uncharacterized protein LOC101291693; this translates as MTRILVQRGSSSGSSSNPSRSSSLSGSSSAWSQPQINSPQVLSAVKDEEIEVEPQENVIADDLSENCGSSDNNAVKSDGVLLESTHNDHSPCLSEELSEVERVGKNDIAGQGELMKGLGGLTISERVKVDSADSGGATLQNVTGSSQPPPPPVPPPKISSPNSNSRRTITGSSNAVRIGPSRRAVAWPVVSTRTSPTGSRPSSPRSHGEGEGYNSADEQGPCFVSSYDDTERERQFEIDIRRAKGFEVKRMLEDGNCLFRAVADQVYGDSEAYDLTRQMCIDYMERERDHFSQFITEGFTSYCKRKRRDKVYGNNVEIQALSEMYNRPIHIYSYSIEPINIFHGSYNTDTPPVRLSYHHGNHYNSLVDPRRLSIGAGLGFSSLRGTNADKDQIKAAIKAQQDQQIDNALLAEGRFYSDLELTEKEIERMVMEASRAEYLADGTFKQLSRRESSTSSCEPSSSGARSSGSDSKPGGRDQGGQYSTLSSSMQIVLSMGFSYLQAIEAYSIFGDDVDSMVCYLLETSSSSRRKGKATE